A single window of Syntrophotalea acetylenica DNA harbors:
- the lpxB gene encoding lipid-A-disaccharide synthase, translating to MPTLPTTGRVMIVTGEASGDLHGAHLIEAAGHLDPGLQFFGVGGPCMARAGCEILIPGEELAVMGLVEVLGHLPALWRAFRRLKKILHGPQRPDVLVLIDFAEFNLLLAAQAKKAGVPVVYYVSPQVWAWRRGRVRRIAAVVDRLAAIFPFEPELYKGLDIDVEYVGHPLLDAFEISSERCSYLRALGLDPDRPVIGLFPGSRKNELKYIATTILQSAVLLRRSFPDAQFLLPVASSFRRQDMQDLVAPFGLPVTLTDGSIYDTIKACDAIITVSGTVTLQIALVGTPMAIVYKMAPLSYAIGKRLIRVPFIGLANIVAGRGVVKEFIQQQATPDQIAREIEAILTNPDYNDAMRAGLAAIQHRMGEGGCAARVARMVSELSRKSTAKERSA from the coding sequence ATGCCCACGTTACCAACAACCGGTCGTGTCATGATCGTCACCGGCGAAGCCTCCGGTGATCTGCATGGCGCCCATTTGATCGAAGCCGCGGGTCACCTTGATCCCGGCCTGCAGTTTTTCGGCGTTGGCGGCCCTTGCATGGCCAGGGCGGGGTGCGAAATCCTCATCCCCGGTGAGGAACTGGCGGTTATGGGGCTGGTGGAGGTTCTGGGCCACCTGCCGGCCCTCTGGCGCGCTTTCCGGCGCCTGAAAAAAATCCTGCATGGACCACAGCGACCCGATGTGCTGGTGCTGATCGATTTCGCCGAATTCAATCTGTTGCTGGCAGCCCAGGCGAAGAAGGCCGGGGTGCCCGTGGTCTACTATGTGAGTCCGCAGGTCTGGGCGTGGCGGCGGGGCAGGGTGCGCCGTATTGCCGCGGTGGTCGATCGACTGGCCGCCATTTTCCCGTTTGAGCCCGAGCTTTACAAGGGCCTGGACATCGATGTCGAATATGTCGGACATCCCCTGCTTGACGCGTTTGAAATTTCCAGCGAACGTTGCAGCTATCTGCGGGCATTGGGACTTGACCCCGACAGGCCCGTGATCGGGCTTTTCCCCGGCAGCCGCAAAAACGAGTTGAAATATATTGCGACAACGATTCTGCAATCCGCGGTTCTTCTGCGCAGATCTTTTCCCGATGCCCAGTTTCTTCTGCCGGTGGCATCGAGTTTCCGCAGGCAGGATATGCAGGATCTGGTGGCGCCTTTTGGCCTGCCCGTGACCCTGACCGACGGCAGCATCTACGACACCATAAAGGCCTGCGACGCGATAATTACCGTGTCCGGAACCGTTACCCTGCAGATTGCGCTGGTCGGCACTCCGATGGCCATTGTCTACAAAATGGCGCCGTTGAGCTATGCCATCGGCAAGCGCCTGATCCGCGTGCCGTTTATCGGACTGGCCAATATCGTGGCCGGTCGTGGTGTGGTCAAGGAGTTCATACAGCAGCAGGCAACCCCGGATCAAATCGCGCGGGAGATTGAAGCGATTCTCACGAATCCGGATTACAACGACGCCATGCGTGCCGGCCTCGCCGCCATTCAGCATCGCATGGGTGAGGGCGGCTGCGCCGCACGGGTAGCCCGCATGGTATCGGAACTGAGCCGCAAAAGCACAGCCAAGGAGCGTTCTGCGTGA